A stretch of DNA from Glycine max cultivar Williams 82 chromosome 18, Glycine_max_v4.0, whole genome shotgun sequence:
TCAGAACTTAGATCCACAAAAATAAAGCTTTCACGGCTACCATACAATAGCTCAGCTAGAGAAACAGCAATTTTCTTTTTACCAAGTCTATCAGATCCAACAAAATTCATCCAGATGTCCCCAGGCTGATTTGGTCCACGGTGTTTAACCCTCTTTGTTGGGCTGCAAACAATTGTTTTGATGATAGCCCGTAAAGCTTCATCTTGCCAGGTTACCTCCTTGGAAAGAACTTCAAAAAgaattttgggattttttgcATCAACTTGTCCACAATAGTCAAAACTTAAGCAGGATGAAGACTGGGATGAATGCTTCAAGATATTCCCATCAGCCAAATTAAAGTTTTGAGAAAATCGACTTGGGATTTCCTTTGGAGGCTCCATTGTATATTGAACAGCGGGTTTCTTCAATTTATTGCTGGTAGGAGAAGAGTATATTCCTAACCCAAGATCTGTGGTTACAGAAGTTACAGATGTGGGAGACATTTGACTACCATCACACACACTTGAATTGGACATGTTGCATGATCTTTGGTCACCTGACTCGTGATCTTCCACTTTCTGGAACATCTCAGCAAGTTTTGAATTATATTTCTCCTGCTTTGCCATGAAAACTGCAGGAAAAGGACTACTTGATTGTGATGTAGGCATCATTTGCATGCCAACAGGTACACGGGAGTTGAGATTGATGTATTCACTAGGTGATTTGCTGCTGCAATTGTCAgtatcttcctttttcttttcagcaCCACAATGAAACCCCACAACAGTTGGAAAAGTAATTGCATCTCGCTGGTGCAGATGCTGGGATAACTTGTCAAAGTTCTTATGCAGTGACCCAGATTCACTACTATCGAGCAAAACACCATTATCTTTGGTCTGCACTGAATGAAAGAAAAGTGGTTTttacacaaacaaaacaaaaaggacTCCATCGATAAAGTATAAATCAACTCCAGATTATTTACAATACAATCAACAGAACTAAAGTTACATTCACAAATGATCTGCAAGGATGTCTTGTAGGAAATGCTTTCCAATTCGCTGTTTTTGCATTAATtgctatttcatttattttattgattagtGTACCTGTTGTATTTGCTTCTCCTGAAGGTTGGTCGAATAACAAAAATGTTGTATTTTCCGGTACATCATTATGGATTGGATTAGTGTTTCTCATGGGTATTCTTAATTCTCTCATTTCTTGAAGCTCTATTTATTCTAGATAAAAAACGAAATGACCCCTCCCCACAATTCTTTCGGATTGTCAAGCACATTAAAAGGTTGGTTTTTGAAGTGCTAACTTATCAATTACCAATACAAAACGAGCAAATAGAAAAGATTATAATGCAATATGGTTACGGTTGCTAATGCAAGCCATTTGATTTTACAGGTACAATCAATCAGTAAACATATGACAACTTGTTTAGTCTCATTTCCGGTTCCTGTGCAAAAAAAGAATTATCAATTCCCTAAAAAGGCAAGGAGCAACCCAATTAAAACATTTGATcagtgaaatatttttaaaaaatttactcacCACAACAGTAGAGcaaaatttgttattgtttatagTATAACTTGTCATATTGCAtctttgaaacaaaaaacaacagTTCATTTTTTGTTGATCAGCTGTTAAGACCACACGTCCCGACAAATTAAGAGTCAGCAAAAGAAGTTTTAAAGCCTTTGAAACATTAGTTTTAAGTACACGTTACTAGACTAACCAGTtactttaaacaaagaaaagcttGTAATTTCAAGAATTGCACAAGCTTATTCTTTACTACAACTGTGCACAAGTATTTTTTAGCGGGATAAAGGAAAAAACTACCATCAAAATACACAGTACAAATAGGTCCATTTCCCCAATCAAGCTTGTTCATAACTTTTTTCGAAAGTGTTGCTCATAACTTATGTCCACCGGCCATAGCATGACCTTAAATctagtttgttttaattttctcctttttgggGTTGGTAAATAGCCGCATTCAATTGAAAAATTGCTCAACTTTACAGTCTatacaaacaaatatataatataataataaattgaattgTTGTATCTGAATGCTACACACCTTAACATTCAACCCCTTTGTTGAGCCAAATTCTGCAATCTGCAACCACGGAGGCAAGTTAGATTGATGCGGATCAGCAGCTGAAGAAGCAGAAAACCTTTCCTTGGACGAAGCAAGGACTTCATGTTCACACCTTTCCCCACCACACTGGTGACAGTGGGGAACACAATAAAACGAGCCACTCAGTGGAGCTTTCAAATCAGACTGTGACGAAAAGAAGCCACCAAACGGTACAAATGAATCCATTAAgctgtaaaacaaaaaattacagtTTAGACAAAGATCCAGTGTccacttcgtcattcaaaaacaataaaatcaccATAACATAACACTAACACCCCTTACTTTTAGTACACAAAACCCAAACCCAACTATGTGCTTTAAAATGTCAGCAATgttaaaaacacttttttttgttacacaTAACAGAAGGAATATCTTGTTTGTCAGACTAATCTCTTTCAAGGAATCTGAAGACACTCAAACGCGAGTTACCAGCTCTCAACCAGATTTTTTTCCATACACAAGTTAGGATTCAAACCCTTTACCAGCTACTTGAGATTTGAATCCATCATAACTCGAATGAACCACTTGTTAGTGCATGTTAAAAACACTTAATTCAAATTAACAAGGCTTATCCtacgaaaaataataaattaataaataaaaaagttaacacACTTAAACTCGAAGGAGATAAAAGATACATCCAGTTGTTGGGAAAAGGgtgaaaggaaggaagaaagtttGCGGATTGAAATCCTCCAACTAACATTTCTAAcaacctaaaaaaaaaatattaaaaatttaaaaagtaataaacaTAAGCACATAAACGACACCAAAGTTCACGAAAtggaattattataatatttaaaaagcgTGTTTTACCTGGACCTGGGACGGTGATAGGATTCGGAAAGAGGCTTAACAGAGGTAATAGGCAGAAGCTGCAAATCCCAATCTTTCTCTATAGAAGGAAACTTCCCCACGAAATTCAAGTAATTATCGTAACTAGCAGCAGCACCCATCAACCAAAACTTGTCATAATGAACCTGCAACAACTTCGCTAATTCTCCAACCACACCCCTCAAACTCTGTCCCTCACCACCACCTTCTTCATCGTCGCTCACAAAACCCTTCAAGTCCCCGAAACTCACCACAACACCGGGCCCCACACACTGCTCCGCCAAATTCCCAATCTCCCTCACGCGCCTCCCCACCACCTCCGCGTCCCCACTCGCCACCTCCTCCGCAATGCAAACCACGCGCAGCCCCGACAATTCCACCGGCAGAGCCCCTTCTCTCCGTTTCTCCACTGCCTCGGCAAAGCCACGCAGAGCGTCGCTCGCACACGCGCCGAGAAGCAGCGGATTCTTCCCCCTGCTCCGGACCAGAACCTCCCCGATTCGCCGGAAATTCTCTCCTCCGCCGCCGCCGTCCTCGTCACCACCGCCGAAAAAGAAGGGGAACCTTCGCGGCGGCTCGGATAAGTTGCAGAGGAAAATCGGCGGGCCGCGGGGGCGGAGAGGGCGGAGGATGGCGAGCTTAATATCGGAGCTTCGAAAACCGGCTTCGGCGAAAACGCGACTCACCACGGGGTCGTCCAGGATTGACAAGATCAAATGCTGAAGCTCTACTTTGACAGAAGAAACAGAAAACGGTTGCTGCTGAGTTTGGTGGTGAGGGTAAAAGTGGAAGTTATCGGGGTGGCGGCGTTGGTTGGCTTGAGAGCGTTTTATTGCGGCCATGAGAGAGTTCGAGATGGGAGGGTCGTGGTCGGAGGAGGCGTGGTTGTGAGAGGACGGGGCGCGGTCGAGGGAGACGGAGAGG
This window harbors:
- the LOC100786125 gene encoding protein SMAX1-LIKE 8, which encodes MPTPVAAARQCLTPDAARALDEAVSVARRRGHAQTTSLHAVSALLSLPLLRDACSRARNCAYSPRLQFKALDLCLSVSLDRAPSSHNHASSDHDPPISNSLMAAIKRSQANQRRHPDNFHFYPHHQTQQQPFSVSSVKVELQHLILSILDDPVVSRVFAEAGFRSSDIKLAILRPLRPRGPPIFLCNLSEPPRRFPFFFGGGDEDGGGGGENFRRIGEVLVRSRGKNPLLLGACASDALRGFAEAVEKRREGALPVELSGLRVVCIAEEVASGDAEVVGRRVREIGNLAEQCVGPGVVVSFGDLKGFVSDDEEGGGEGQSLRGVVGELAKLLQVHYDKFWLMGAAASYDNYLNFVGKFPSIEKDWDLQLLPITSVKPLSESYHRPRSSLMDSFVPFGGFFSSQSDLKAPLSGSFYCVPHCHQCGGERCEHEVLASSKERFSASSAADPHQSNLPPWLQIAEFGSTKGLNVKTKDNGVLLDSSESGSLHKNFDKLSQHLHQRDAITFPTVVGFHCGAEKKKEDTDNCSSKSPSEYINLNSRVPVGMQMMPTSQSSSPFPAVFMAKQEKYNSKLAEMFQKVEDHESGDQRSCNMSNSSVCDGSQMSPTSVTSVTTDLGLGIYSSPTSNKLKKPAVQYTMEPPKEIPSRFSQNFNLADGNILKHSSQSSSCLSFDYCGQVDAKNPKILFEVLSKEVTWQDEALRAIIKTIVCSPTKRVKHRGPNQPGDIWMNFVGSDRLGKKKIAVSLAELLYGSRESFIFVDLSSEEMKGCDVKFRGKTALDFIVGECCKKPLSVVFLENVEKADILAQNSLSLAIKTGKISDSHGREVSVNNTMFVFSFSDYQNSLMPRGEPSNYSEERILRAKGGGIKIKVEHVIGDIRSQSISVTNNSIHAVPNLNILNKRKLIGDDKFHDLHFLSDTAKRAHTTSNWLLDLNLPAEENEQKQTNDGNSDHVSTENQNLWLQDLCDLVDETVVFKPYDFEALADRVLKVIRSNFNKILGSECALQIQTEVMDQFLAAQYVSDRDREVENWVEEVLCEGFTEVQRRYNLTASSIVKLFTCPEQAAGVHLPPRIILD